The genomic DNA CTCAAATGTTAGAAAAAACATTTATATGCAGAGGATTTCAAGGTAAATTTTACTCTCAAAATAGGCAAAAAATAGGCATTTTAGATATAATTTTACTAGGATTTACTATATTTATATATATATTAAGTTTAGGAAATATCATATGAGTTGCACTCTTTGTCTTAATAATATCTCTGCTAAAATAGCCGGAAAAACTATTTTTTCAAATTTAAGTTTAAATGCGGGGCATAAAGATAAAATAGCAATAATAGGCTCAAATGGCTGTGGTAAAACAACTTTACTTGAAATAATAGGCGGTCTTAGAAATCCCGATAGCGGAGAAATAGAGATATTTCATAATACTATTTTAAATTTAAAAGAGTATCAAAAATATAGGTATTTGATTGGTTATTTGTTTCAAGATAGCGATGATCAGTTCATCTGTCCAAATGTATTTGAAGATGTTGTTTTTGGCTTACTTACGATAGGCATACAAAGAAGTATCGCCGATAAAAGAGCCGAAGATATCTTAAAAGAGCTTGATATATGGCATTTAAGAGATAAGATAGTTTTTCATCTTTCAGGCGGTGAAAAAAAGCTTGTCGCATTAGCCGGGGTATTGGTAAATGAGCCTAAAATTTTACTGCTTGATGAACCTACTGCCGCGCTTGATTTTGATATGCAAGAAAAAGTAGCAGATCTGCTTATTAAGCTTGATATAACTCAGATCATAGTGTCTCATGACAAAGAGTTTATAAGTAGAGTTGCAAATAAAATGTACTATTTAAACAAAGACGGGTTAAAGCTTGGCGATTAATTAGTTTAAAAGCTGCTTACAATACTCCTGCTGAACTTTTTGTAAAGCTTATATTTTATATACATTTTATATTTTTTAGATAGAATTACGCCTAATAAAATCTAGGGTTTAAAGATGAGCAAGTTAATTATCGTAGAATCTCCAGCGAAAGCAAAAACTATAAAAAATTTTTTGGGTAGCGAGTATAAAGTTATAGCTAGTAAAGGTCACATTAGAGATCTTCCAAAGTCTAGCTTCGGCATAAAAATAGAAGATGATAAATTCACGCCAGAGTACAGAGTAAGTAGCGATCACAGCGCTATAGTAAAAGAAATAAAAGATCTAGCAAAGAATGCAGATACCATATATCTAGCTACCGATGAGGATAGAGAGGGCGAAGCTATAGCATACCATATAGCAGCCGCAATAGGTAAAAAACCTGAGATGCTTCCAAGAATTGTATTTCACGAGATAACAAAATCTGCCATACAAAATGCATTAGAAAATCCGCGTAGTTTAAATATGGATAGCGTAAATGCTCAACAAGCAAGAAGACTTTTAGATAGGATAGTCGGTTATAAATTAAGCCCGCTTTTAAACTCAAAAATCCAAAGAGGTCTTAGTGCGGGGCGCGTTCAGAGTTCGGCTTTGAAGATATTAGTAGATAGAGAGCGCGAAATAAGAAATTTCAAACCTATAGAATATTTTAGCATAGATACTAAATTTAAAAAAGATTTAGAAGCTGAACTGGTTGAGTTTGAGGGTTCTAAGATAGAAAAGCTTACTATAACAAACAAAGATCGTGCAAAATTTATAGTTGATAAAATAAAAGATGAGAGTTTTAGTGTCGCAAACGTAGAAAGCAAAGAGCGAAAGACAAGTCCGCAGCCTCCGTTTATGACTTCTACTTTGCAGCAAAGTGCGTCAAATAGACTAGGATTTAGCCCCAAAAAAACTATGATGTTAGCGCAAAATTTATATGAAGGCGTACAGACAAATAACGGTTTTATGGGCGCTATAACATATATGAGAACAGATAGCTTAAATTTAGCTAAAGAAGCTATAAGTGCAGCTAGAGACCTGATTAAAGAGCAGTTCGGCGATAAATATCTTCCAAAATCTGCAAATTTTTACACTACAAAAAACAAAGGAGCTCAAGAAGCTCATGAAGCTATTCGTCCTACAAATTTAAGCTTTACTCCGACAGAGGCGGCTAAGTTTTTAGAAAAAGATCTACTAAAACTCTATACTCTTATATATAATAGATTTTTGGCTTGTCAAATGTCTGCAAGCGTATCAGAAACTCAAAATATATTTATAAACAGTAAAAGCAGTATTTTTAAAATTTCGGGCAGAAAGCTTACGTTTGATGGATTTTACAGAGTTTATGGGGATCTTGATAAAGATAGGATTCTTCCTAATTTAAACGTAGGCGATAAAATGGAGCTTGAAAGCTTAAGCAGCCAAAGTCATTTTACCGAGCCGCCATCAAGATATTCAGAAGCCGGTTTGGTAAAAAAACTTGAGAGTCTTGGTATAGGCAGACCAAGTACGTATGCTCCGACTATTTCTTTGCTTACTAGCAGAGATTACGTAAAAGTAGATAAAAAACAGCTTATTCCAAACGAGATAGCATTTAATATAACTAGTATGCTTGAAGAGCATTTTAATGATATAGTAGATAGCGATTTTACCTCTAAAATGGAAGAGAAACTTGATGATATAGCAGAAAATAAAGCAGATTGGCAAGAAGTTTTATCTAAATTCTATCATCCTTTTATGCAAAAAATAGATGACGGTAAAAAAAATATAAAGAGTCAAAAAGTAACCGAGCCCATAGGTGAAAAGTGTCCCGAGTGCGGCGGAGAGCTTGTAAAGCGAAAAGGAAGATTCGGCGAATTTATCGCTTGTTTGAATTTTCCAAAATGTAAATATTCTAGAAATTTAAAAAATGAAGCTAAAATTGAAAAAAAAGAGCCGCAAAAAATCGGTGTAGCATGTCCTCAATGCGGCGGAGATATAGTTGAGAGATTTAGTAAAAAAGGTAAATTTTTTGGGTGCGCAAACTATCCAAAATGTAACTTTATAAGCAAATACCAACCTACAGATCAAAAATGCCCGCAATGTGGTGAAATGATGGTTTATAAAGAGCTTAAGAAAGGCAATTTTTACGAATGTTCTGCTTGTAAATTTAAAAAAGAAGGGAATAATAATGAGTAAAATGGTAATGTTATGTGCAATTTGTAACGTGAGTAGCGGAAATTGCGCCGAAGACTGCGCATACTGTACACAGAGTGCGCATATAAAAGCCGACATCCCTAAATTCAAGCAAAAAAATTTAGAACAGATACTAAATGAAGCTAAAATTGCCAGTAAAAATCATGCTCTTGGATTTTGTCTCGTGACTAGCGGATTAGGACTTGATGATAAAAAGCTTGAGTTTATATGCGAAGTTGCAACAATGTTACGAAAAGAAACACCTAATTTAATGCTGATAGCTTGTAACGGATCTGCTAGCTATGAGAGCTTAAAAGAGCTTAAAAAAGTCGGAATATTTAGCTACAACCATAACTTAGAAACAAGTCGAGAGTTTTTTCCTCAAATTTGTACAACTCATAGTTGGGATGATAGATTTAATACGAATTTAAATGCTAAAAAAGCCGGTCTTGAGCTATGCTGTGGTGGAATTTACGGACTTGGGGAGAGTCAAGATGATAGGCTTAGTTTTAGAGCTAGTTTAAAAGAACTAAATCCTTTTTCAAGTCCGATTAATTTTTTTATACCAAATCCTGCTTTGAAAATCAAGCAACCTCTTTTAAGCACCGATGAAGCTTTGGAAATCATAAGAGATACTGCTAAAACATTGCCTCAGTGCCGTATAATGGTGGCCGGAGGTAGAGAAATAGTATTAGGAGATAGGCAGTACGAGATACTAGAAAACGGAGCTAGCGCTATAGTTATAGGCGACTATCTAACCACCAGCGGAGAAGTTGCTAGTAAAGATATAGAGGAGCTTAGAAATAGAGGCTTTGAGTTTGCATCACAGTGCCACTAACGAGCTTTCTATTCTTATTGTTTTGGCGTTTATAATTTTTATATCGCCGTATTTTTCAAAACTCACAAAAATCCCGATTGCTCCTATAGAGATAGCTCTCGGGATAATTCTAGGTTTTTTTGGTCTGCTTCCTAATAACGATTTATTTGAGATAGTTGCAAAAGTCGGATTTTTTTATTTAATGTTTTTAGCGGGTACAGAGATTGATTTACGCTCGTTTTTTAAGATAGATAAGAAAGTATTAAAACTTATTTTGGCTTATCTATCAGTTTTATACGTGATAGCTGCGTTTTTAGGTATATGGTTGGAGCCTGCATTTTTGGTATTTATAGTAATACCTGTTATGTCTGTTGGTATGCTCTCAACGCTATTTAAAGAGTACGGTAAAAATGAGCCGTGGCTAAATATCGCTATGATCACAGGAAGCATAGGCGAAGTGATAAGCATAGCTTTGCTAACTTTAGTAGGTGCATATGTAGAGTTTGGTAACAGTAGCGAACTTTATACAAGTATAAATTATCTTATTATATTTATCGTTCTTTGTATACTTGGATTTAAAGGACTCGAGGTACTTTTTTGGTGGTATCCGAATCTAAAAATACTTCTTATGCCTCATTATGATAAAGATGAGAAAGATATAAGACTTTCTATGGCTATGTTTTTTGGCACGGTTGCCGTTATGATATATTTAAATTTAGAAATTGTGCTCGGGGCGTTCATAGCCGGAAGTTTTATAGCTACATTTTTTGATCATAAAAAAGATCTACCTCATAAATTAGGAAGTTTTGGATTTGGGTTTTTAGTTCCTATATTTTTTGTATATATCGGCTCAACCGTGGATTTAAACTATATTTTTATACCAGGCGTTCTTGATAATGCTCTTCTTATGCTTTTATTTATGACGCTTATTCGTGTTGTTAGTTCTTTTATATTTATCAAGAAACTCGGAGCTTATGGCAGTATTTTGTATGGTTTATCCCTATCTATGCCTTTAACTCTTTTAGTAGCGGTTGCTACCGTGGCTTATAATGCTAATAATATCGAAAAAGAACTATATTTTTCATTTATATTAGCAAGTTTATTTGAGGCTATTTTGGCTATGGTGCTTATAAAAGTTACATATTATCTTAAAACGAGGCTTAAGTAGTAAATTTAGTATGTTATAATGATTTTTTTTAAATAAAATTTGGATAGAATATTTTAAGATATTCACACTAAAAGGATGAAAATGAGTAATACAGTAACACTGACAGATAACAGAAACGGTAAAAGTTATGAGTTTCCCATATTAGATGGAACAAGAGGTCCTAGTGTTATAGATATTTCGACGCTTTATAAAAACACCGGAATGTTTACTTTTGATAGAGGTTATACAAGTACTGCAATGTGCCGTTCTGCTATAACATTTATCGATGGAGAAAAAGGAGAGTTGATGCACCGCGGCTACGATATAGCGTGGCTAGCTGAAAATAAACTTTATCTTGATGTAGTATATTTACTATTTAACAAACACCTGCCAAGCCAAGAGGAGCTGGAGCTATTTAGACGCGAGTTAAAAGAGAGAAGCTTTTTAAATGAAAAAATGATTAGATTATTTGACTGTTTTCCCGATAAAGCTCATCCTATGGCCGTTTTACAAGCAAGCGTAGCTACCATGAGTGCATACTATAAAAGAGATATGAATTTTGATGATATGAATGATTATATGGAGCTTGCAAAACGTTTAGTGGCAAAAATTCCTACATTTATAGCGTTTTATTATCGTCATGTTAGAGGATTTCCTGTAATATATCCGAATTTAGATCGCGGATTTACAGAAAATTTCTTATATATGCTAAGAGCTTTTCCTCACGATAAGGTAGATTTAAAACCTATAGAAGTCAAGGCTTTTGATACTGTTTTGATGCTTCACGCTGATCATGAACAAAATGCTTCAACTACTACAGTTAGAACCGTAGGATCTACTCACGCTCATCCTTACTCATGTATTAGCGCCGGTATCGGCGCTCTTTGGGGACACGCTCACGGAGGTGCAAATGAAGGAGTTATCAGGCAACTTGAGATGATAGGAACTCCAGATAGGGTTGATGAGTTTATTAAAAGAGCAAAAGATCATAATGATCCATTCCGTTTAATGGGATTTGGCCATAGAGTTTATAAAAACTTTGACCCGCGAGCAAAAGTTTTAAAAGGTCTTAGAGATAAGCTTATAAATGAGATCGGCATAGATAATAATCTTATAAAAGTAGCAAGCCGAATAGAAGAGATAGCACTAAATGACGATTACTTTGTATCAAGAAATTTATATCCTAATGTGGATTTTCACTCCGGGCTTATACTAAAAGCTCTTGGTATTCCAAATGAGATGTTTGCGGCAATATTTGTCATGGGAAGAGTTCCTGGGTGGCTTAGTCAGTGGATGGAGCTAAAATCACAAGATACCATAAAAATAGTTCGTCCAAGACAGCTTTACGTAGGACCTACTTGTCCTCCTAAAGAGCAATGAAAGAGCTTCTAAATTTATCGCTAAAGGCTGCTAGAGCAGCCGGTAAAGCGATTTTAAAACATTATGACAATTACGATGTAACCATCAAAAACGATAATTCACCATTAACTAGTGCTGATTTAGCTTCTAATGAGGCCATATTTAAAGAGTTGGAGAGTTCTGGTATTCCTATATGTTCTGAAGAGAAGATATTAGATTATGAAAAAAGAGACGCGAATTCTAAATTTTGGCTTATTGATCCGCTTGATGGCACAAAAGAATTTATAGCAAAGAACGGTGAATTTTGTGTTTGTATAGCTTTGATAGATTGCGCTAGACCTATTTTAAGCGTAATCTATGCTCCAACTAGCGATGAGATGTTTTACAGTATGGGCGGCTCGAAGGTCTATAAAAACGGTGAAATTTTAAATAGTTCATGCTTAGAACAAAATTATATTATATCAGGAAATTTCAGCCACTCAAAAAGTGTAGATATCATAGCTAATCGTTTTGGGCTAGATATATTAAGATGCGGTTCGGCACTTAAGTTTTGTAGGCTCAGTGAAGGAAATGCGGATGTTTATGCAAGATTTTGCGGCTCTAGCATATGGGATATAGCAGCCGGAGAGTTTTTGCTTAAAGAGAGTGGAGGTATAGTTGTATCTTTGCAAGATGAAAAAGAGCTGCGATACGATAAAAAAGATCTTAGAAATGATTATTTTTTGGCACTAAGTAAAAAAGAGCTTCCAAATTTAAAAAATTACCTAGAATTTATATCTTTAAATTTAAAATCACTTTAATCTATATTTTTTATAAATTTAAATACTAAAAATATGTTTTTGTTTTGTTTCCATTTTGTTTCCAAGTATAGTTAAAATTCCGCAATTTAACAAAATCAAAGGAGATAAAATGTTGAAACAAATTGCTACTTTAACTATAGCTAGTGCGATATCTGCGTTTAGTTTAAATGCGGCTGATAAAATAATGGGTCAAGGAGCTACTTTTCCGCTTCCCGTATATAAAGAGTGGAGCAAACTCTATTATAAAGCCACTTCAAATCAAGTAACTTACAATGGTGGAGGCAGCGGCAAGGGAATAAGCGCTATTACTGATAGAAATGGCGAGTTTGGCGGCACTGATTTGCCTTTGAAAAACGACGAGTTGCGAGAAAAAAAATTACTTCAATTTCCTGCTATCATAGGAAGCGTTGTATTAGCTTATAATATCGAAGGCATAAAAGATCACGAGCTTAAGCTTTCAGCTGCAGCGGTCGCCGGTATATTTTCAGGTAAAATAACAAAATGGAATGATGAAATAATCAAAAAAGATAATGCAAATTTAAAACTTCCCGATGCTTTGATAACTCCTGTCGTAAGAAGTGATTCAAGCGGAACTACATTTAATTTTACAAGTTATTTGGCTAAATCAGACGAGAGTTGGGCAAAAGAGTATGGTGCAAATAAAACTATAAATTGGGGAGCAAAAGTCACTCCTGCTGCAGGGAATCCTCTTGTTGCAAGTACTATTAAACAAGTTCCAAACTCTATAGGCTATATAGAATACGCCTATAAATTATCAACCGGACTAAACGCCGCTACTTTGCAAACCAAAGACGGTGATTGGGCAGAGCCTACACCGCAAAACTTTGCAAAAGCCGCCGCAAACTCAAATTTCAAAATAGAAGAGAACTTTTATGACGTATTAGCTTATTCAAGCGGTAAAGGTAGTTATCCTATAGTAGCAGCAACATTTATTCTTATTCCTAATGATAAAATTGATGATGGTAAAAAAGTTACTAAGTTTTTTAGCTGGGCATTTAGCGATAAAGACGCTTTAGAAGCAGCTAAAAAGTTAGGATATGAACCATTACCAAAAGTAACAACAGATATGATCTATGATTACTGGACTAAATACGCAGTAAATCCAAAATAGATATAAAAATAAAAAACAGGACGTCATAATCTAAATTTAAGACGTCCGTATAAAGAGTATATATGATAAAAATTCAAAAAAATATAATCATAGAAAAGTTATTTTTTAATGCGGCAAGAATATCGACTATTATAGTTTTAGTAGTACTTTTGGCTATTTTTTTATCTCTTGTTTATAAAGCTTATCCTGCTATTTCTAAATTCGGAATAAATTTTTTATTTGATACTACGTGGGACGCAAATATTATGATATTTGGAGGACTTGCTAGTATATACGGAACCATCGTTTCTACTTTTATAGCTATGATTTTAGCAACTCCTGTTGCGATTGGTATCGCTATATTTCTAACAGAAATTGCTCCTTATAAAATAAGGAATTTTTTTAGCGTTAATATAGAGCTTTTAGCCGCAATCCCAAGTATAGTTTATGGTATGTGGGGATTTATATATTTTGTTCCTTTAGTAAGAAGCGTTTTTGGCGGGAGTGGATTTGGGCTTTTAAGCGGCGGTATGGTTCTAGCCGTTATGGTGCTTCCGTTTATATCTTCTGTTTCAAGAGACGCTATGGCAACTACTCCACAAGTGTTAAAAGAGTCTGCTTACGCTTTGGGCGCTACTAAATTTGATACTATAAAAGATGTTGTATTTCCATATGCGAAAGCCGGCATTATGGGTTCTATAATTTTAGCTTTGGGAAGAGCTTTTGGCGAAACTATGGCAGTTGCATTTTTGCTAGGAGGTATCTCAAAAATACCGAGCAGCGTAACAGAGCCAGCTACTTCGATTCCAGTAACTCTTGCTACTCAGTTTGGTGAAGCTATGGGAAATGAAATTTATGAAAGCAGCCTGTTTTATCTAGCACTTATTTTATTTGTTATTAGTTTTATAAGTATAGCTACAGCTAAGTTTGTATTTTTAAGAAAGAGAGAATCAAAGTGAGCGAGCTTAAAAATATTAAAGAAAAATCGATAAATAAAAGAGTATTAATAAGCAAAATAGCGACTTATCTAAGCGTGGTATTTACGGTATTTGGTTTGATGTTTTTGTTTTGGATCATAGCCACTGTAGTTGTAAAAGGTATGGCTGGATTTAGCGCTGAAATATTTATATCTCCTACTGCTTTTGGAGGACTTGCAAACGCATTTTTAGGTCAGCTAGAGTTAGTTGCTATAGCGTCTTTTGTTGGTATCCCTGTGGGACTTTTAGCAGGAACGTATCTTAGCGAGTACGGCGTAAATCAAAAAAAGTTAAATTTGATAAGAAATATAAGCGACATTATGATGAGTACTCCAAGTATTGTCATAGGCGCGTTTGCTTATGCCCTTTTGGTAAAACCTATGAACTCATATAGCGGTTGGGCAGGAAGTTTTGCGCTTGCGGTTATGATGATACCGGTTGTTTTAAAAACTACTGACGATATGCTTAGTTTGGTTCCAAAGACATTAAGAGAAGCTAGCTTTGCTCTTGGAGCAACTAAGTATAAATGTATAACAAGCGTAGTTTTTAGAGCCGCTAAAAACGGATTATTAACAGGAATCGTGCTATCTATAGCAAGAGTTGCTGGAGAAACGGCTCCTCTTTTATTTACAAGTGCAAACAGCGACTTTTTTGATTTTAATCTAAATAACGCGATTCCATCGCTCACAGTAAGCATATACGACTTTAGTTCAATGCCTGATGAGAGTTTAAAATCAGTAGCATGGGCAGGTGCTTTTATATTAGCTATTTTTGTACTAGGAGTAAATATCCTAGGCAGAGTTTTAATACGTAAATAAAGGAAAAGAAGTGTCTTTAAATTTAAGTATAAATAATTTTTCATTTTGGTACTCCGGATCATCTAGCCCTAGTTTAAATAAGATAAATTTACCCATAAAAGAGGGAAAAGTAACCGCTTTGATAGGTCCTAGTGGCTGTGGTAAATCTACTCTTTTGCGTTCTATAAACCGTATTCACGATCTATATCCAGGAAATAGATATGAAGGCGAGATAATATTTAATGGTAAAAATATCTTACGTCCAAAAACAGATCTCATAAATTTAAGAACAAAAATTGGTATGATATTTCAGCAGCCAACAGCATTTCCTATGAGCATAAAAGATAATGTCGAGTACGGACTCAAGCTTCAAGGTATAAAAGATAAAAAAACTCTCTCAAAGATAGTTGAAAAGTCTTTAAAAGGAGCAAATATATGGGATGAGGTTAAAAATAGACTAAATGAAGACGCCGGCTCACTTAGCGGCGGTCAGCGACAAAGACTTTGCATAGCCAGAGCAATTGCGGTCAATCCTGAAATTTTGCTATTTGACGAGCCAACAAGTGCGCTTGATCCGATATCGACTATAGCCATAGAAGAACTTATTAATAGCTTAAAAGAGCAATACACGGTAGTAATCGTAACTCATAATATGGCTCAAGCTACTAGAGTTAGCGATTTTACTGCATTTATGTATCTTGGAAATTTAATAGAATACGGCAAAACTAAACAGATTTTTGAAGAGCCTAGAGAAAAACTTTTAAAAGAGTATGTTAGCGGTAAGTTCGGGTGATAATAAATTTGATAAATAGCCATTAAAGTTAGCAGATAAAAATTGCCCTATTTAATTTGCAAACAAAGAAAATTATGTTAAAATCACTATTTTAATGCAAATTAATGCAAGGAAAGATATGATTAAAACAGTTTTACCGCTTAGTTTTATTGTTGCTTCAAGGTTTTTTGGACTTTTTGTGGTTTTGCCCGTTCTTAGTCTGTATGCGCTTAATTTAAAGGGCGCAAATGAGCTTTTAGTCGGGCTTTTAGTCGGAGGTTACGCTCTTACTCAGATGGCTTTGCAAGTTCCTTTTGGTAGTCTTAGCGATAAGTTTGGACGTAAAAATACAATGACTTTTGGCTTAATCGTATTTATAATAGGCTCTTTGATATGCGCGCAAGCTACTGATATCTATACTATGTTAATCGGGCGTTTAGTTCAAGGAAGCGGAGCTGTCGGAGCCGTGGCTACTGCCATGATAAGCGATTTTACTACCGAAGAAAAACGTGGTCATGCGATGGCTATAATGGGCGGCATGATCGGTGTAGCGTTTGCTATTTCTATGGTTGTTAGTCCGATTTTAAGTTCTAAGTTCGGGCTTGCTAGTCTATTTTATCTCTCTGCGGCTCTTACTTTTGCCTGTATTGTTTTGCTTTATACTGTAGTGCCAAAAGAGAGTAAAATACATCATCATGATGCTAAAGCTCCTTTTTTAAATTTAATCACTCAAAAAAATCTTTTTATTATGAATATTACGAATTTGATGCAAAAAATGTTGATGAGCGCAGCATTCGTAGCCATACCTATAGTTCTAGTAAATCATTTAGGATATGATAGCAGTAGGCTTTGGATAGTCTATCTAGCAGCTATGGTTTTTGGATTTATATCGATGGGATTAGCAGGATTTTTAGGAGACGCCAAAGGTCATAGCAAAAAGCTGCTTTTAATAGGCGTTGTTCTATTTATCATCTCTTATTTGGATTTTGCTTTTAGTGAAAATAGCCTTGCTTTTATAATCGGAGTAACTCTTTTTTTTATAGGATTTAATCTGCATGAGCCTATAATGCAAAGTTGCGCTAGCAAATTTGCATTAGCCAGCCAAAAAGGTGCGGCTCTTGGAGTTTTTAATGCGTTTGGTTACGCCGGAAGTTTTCTTGGAGGAGCTGTCGGCGGATATTTTTTACATAAATTTAATATAACATATCTTGCTATATTCTACTCTATTTTATCTGTTTTTTGGCTTGTCTTACTATTTATGCTCAGCGATCCTAAGCTGTTTAAAAATTTATACTTAAAAGATGCTGATCTTAGCAAACTTGATTTTGTTGATGGCATAGTAGAGAGATATAAAAATCAAAAAGGCTACGTTGTAAAATACAATTCTTCTATAATCAATGAAAAGCAGCTAAGAGATATTTTAAATAAATAAGTATATTTTTAAATTGAAAGTATTTCCACATGCAATTTGGTAATTTTATCAAGCATTGGAATTACTTTATAATGACAATATTTAGCAAAAATCATATTATTTTTTAATAAAAAGATACTATTATATCGATCTTTTAATATTCTAATATTGTATGATTTTATAATTATTATTGTATTAATAATAAATTTAACGTAAATTTGTAAAATCATTCATCAAAATAAAATTCAAGGAGACCTCATCTATGAAGTCGATAAATACCAAAGTTATAGCGATTATAGCTATTTTAATGGCGATGCTTATTGCCCTATTTGTCACTGTAGAAATTTTTATTTCTAAAGTCAATTTATCTTTCAAAGAAATTAATAGTATATCAGATAGACAAGAGCTGCTATATAAAAATATTATTAATGGCGAAAGAGCCGGTTTGACCGTAAGGCAACTGTATATAGATATAAATGATAAAGATGCTTTAGATATTTTAGAAGCTACAATGAAAGATTTTGAAGTTGTTAGAAATAAGTATAGAGAGCTGTCTGGAGGCCCCGCAAACGCTGCTAATCAATCAGATAAGTTATTGTTTATACAAAACGATATATTACAAGGAGCCAAAAAAGGCGAAAAAGTCACAATCACGGATTTAGAAGATCTAACCCCTACATGGAGATCATATAGATCTGTTTTAGAAAAACGACTTGAAAAACTCGGCGAAGAAAATTTAAAAGCTAATAATAACTTTGCTAGTGATATAAGCGTACTTACTATAGGATTTACCGTATTTATCATCACTATCATCATACTTTCAAGTTTGATACTATTAATTAGCAAATCATATCTTCTAAAAGCTATTAAATCTATAGAAAGTGGTCTCAAAGACTTCTTTGACTTCTTAAACCATAAAAATGATAATCCTAAAGCTATAAGCTTAAAATCAAATGATGAGTTTGGAGTTATGGCTAGTCTTATTAATTCTAATATAAGCTCTATAAAAGAGTCTTTAGATAAAGATGCTAAAGCAGTAGAAGAAGCATTAGTTAGAGCTAGTGAAGTTGAAAAAGGAAATCTAGGAGCTAGAATAATGCATGAACCGGACTCTCCTGGGCTTAAAAAGTTAAAAGACGTATTAAATAGTATGCTAAATACTCTTCAAGGCAAGATAGGATCTGATATAAATGTTATTCAAAAAACATTTG from Campylobacter fetus subsp. fetus includes the following:
- a CDS encoding MFS transporter; protein product: MIKTVLPLSFIVASRFFGLFVVLPVLSLYALNLKGANELLVGLLVGGYALTQMALQVPFGSLSDKFGRKNTMTFGLIVFIIGSLICAQATDIYTMLIGRLVQGSGAVGAVATAMISDFTTEEKRGHAMAIMGGMIGVAFAISMVVSPILSSKFGLASLFYLSAALTFACIVLLYTVVPKESKIHHHDAKAPFLNLITQKNLFIMNITNLMQKMLMSAAFVAIPIVLVNHLGYDSSRLWIVYLAAMVFGFISMGLAGFLGDAKGHSKKLLLIGVVLFIISYLDFAFSENSLAFIIGVTLFFIGFNLHEPIMQSCASKFALASQKGAALGVFNAFGYAGSFLGGAVGGYFLHKFNITYLAIFYSILSVFWLVLLFMLSDPKLFKNLYLKDADLSKLDFVDGIVERYKNQKGYVVKYNSSIINEKQLRDILNK
- the pstA gene encoding phosphate ABC transporter permease PstA: MSELKNIKEKSINKRVLISKIATYLSVVFTVFGLMFLFWIIATVVVKGMAGFSAEIFISPTAFGGLANAFLGQLELVAIASFVGIPVGLLAGTYLSEYGVNQKKLNLIRNISDIMMSTPSIVIGAFAYALLVKPMNSYSGWAGSFALAVMMIPVVLKTTDDMLSLVPKTLREASFALGATKYKCITSVVFRAAKNGLLTGIVLSIARVAGETAPLLFTSANSDFFDFNLNNAIPSLTVSIYDFSSMPDESLKSVAWAGAFILAIFVLGVNILGRVLIRK
- the pstS gene encoding phosphate ABC transporter substrate-binding protein PstS, producing MLKQIATLTIASAISAFSLNAADKIMGQGATFPLPVYKEWSKLYYKATSNQVTYNGGGSGKGISAITDRNGEFGGTDLPLKNDELREKKLLQFPAIIGSVVLAYNIEGIKDHELKLSAAAVAGIFSGKITKWNDEIIKKDNANLKLPDALITPVVRSDSSGTTFNFTSYLAKSDESWAKEYGANKTINWGAKVTPAAGNPLVASTIKQVPNSIGYIEYAYKLSTGLNAATLQTKDGDWAEPTPQNFAKAAANSNFKIEENFYDVLAYSSGKGSYPIVAATFILIPNDKIDDGKKVTKFFSWAFSDKDALEAAKKLGYEPLPKVTTDMIYDYWTKYAVNPK
- the pstB gene encoding phosphate ABC transporter ATP-binding protein PstB — encoded protein: MSLNLSINNFSFWYSGSSSPSLNKINLPIKEGKVTALIGPSGCGKSTLLRSINRIHDLYPGNRYEGEIIFNGKNILRPKTDLINLRTKIGMIFQQPTAFPMSIKDNVEYGLKLQGIKDKKTLSKIVEKSLKGANIWDEVKNRLNEDAGSLSGGQRQRLCIARAIAVNPEILLFDEPTSALDPISTIAIEELINSLKEQYTVVIVTHNMAQATRVSDFTAFMYLGNLIEYGKTKQIFEEPREKLLKEYVSGKFG
- the pstC gene encoding phosphate ABC transporter permease subunit PstC, with the translated sequence MIKIQKNIIIEKLFFNAARISTIIVLVVLLAIFLSLVYKAYPAISKFGINFLFDTTWDANIMIFGGLASIYGTIVSTFIAMILATPVAIGIAIFLTEIAPYKIRNFFSVNIELLAAIPSIVYGMWGFIYFVPLVRSVFGGSGFGLLSGGMVLAVMVLPFISSVSRDAMATTPQVLKESAYALGATKFDTIKDVVFPYAKAGIMGSIILALGRAFGETMAVAFLLGGISKIPSSVTEPATSIPVTLATQFGEAMGNEIYESSLFYLALILFVISFISIATAKFVFLRKRESK